A window from Pseudomonas sp. MRSN 12121 encodes these proteins:
- a CDS encoding acetyl-CoA C-acetyltransferase, whose amino-acid sequence MTQLRRVAIIGGNRIPFARSNGPYATASNQAMLTAALEGLIERYRLHGLRLGEVAAGAVLKHSRDFNLTRECVLGSRLSPTTPAYDVQQACGTGLEAALLVANKIALGQIECGIAGGVDTTSDAPIGVNEGLRKILLQANRGKTLGDKLKTFLQLRPGHLKPELPRNGEPRTGLSMGQHCELMAQTWNIPRAEQDRLALESHQKMAAAYAEGWHDDLMTPFLGLSRDNNLRADLTLEKLASLKPVFERSDKGTLTAGNSTPLTDGASLVLLGSEEWAKARGLPVLAYLRDGEAAAVDFVNGAEGLLMAPAYAVPRLLARNGLTLQDFDYYEIHEAFAAQVLCTLKAWEDADYCKTRLGLDAPLGAIDRSRLNVKGSSLAAGHPFAATGGRIVANLAKLLEVAGQGRGLISICAAGGQGVTAIVER is encoded by the coding sequence ATGACTCAGCTGCGTCGTGTTGCGATTATCGGCGGCAACCGCATCCCCTTCGCCCGTTCCAATGGGCCTTACGCCACCGCGAGCAACCAGGCGATGCTCACCGCGGCCCTGGAGGGCCTGATCGAGCGCTACCGCCTGCACGGCCTGCGCCTGGGCGAAGTGGCGGCCGGTGCGGTGCTCAAGCATTCCCGGGATTTCAACCTGACTCGCGAATGCGTGCTCGGCTCGCGCCTGTCGCCCACCACCCCGGCCTACGATGTCCAGCAAGCCTGCGGCACCGGCCTGGAAGCGGCGCTGCTGGTGGCCAACAAGATTGCCCTGGGGCAGATCGAATGCGGCATCGCCGGTGGGGTCGACACCACGTCGGACGCGCCGATCGGCGTCAACGAGGGGCTGCGCAAGATCCTGCTGCAAGCCAATCGCGGCAAGACCCTGGGCGACAAGCTCAAGACCTTCCTGCAACTGCGTCCCGGGCACCTCAAGCCGGAACTGCCGCGCAACGGCGAGCCCCGCACCGGATTGTCGATGGGCCAGCACTGCGAGCTGATGGCGCAGACCTGGAACATTCCCCGTGCCGAACAGGACCGGCTGGCGCTGGAAAGCCACCAGAAAATGGCCGCCGCCTATGCCGAGGGCTGGCATGACGACCTGATGACCCCGTTCCTCGGCCTGAGCCGCGACAACAACCTGCGTGCGGACCTGACCCTGGAAAAACTGGCCTCCTTGAAGCCGGTGTTCGAGCGCAGCGACAAGGGCACCCTGACCGCGGGCAACTCCACGCCGCTGACCGATGGCGCGTCCCTGGTGTTGCTGGGCAGCGAAGAGTGGGCCAAGGCGCGCGGCCTGCCGGTCCTTGCCTATCTGCGCGACGGCGAGGCGGCGGCGGTGGATTTCGTCAACGGTGCGGAGGGCCTGCTGATGGCGCCGGCCTATGCGGTGCCGCGCTTGCTGGCGCGCAACGGCCTGACGCTGCAGGACTTCGACTACTACGAAATCCACGAAGCCTTTGCCGCGCAGGTGTTGTGCACGCTCAAGGCCTGGGAGGACGCCGACTATTGCAAGACCCGCCTGGGGCTGGACGCCCCCTTGGGCGCCATCGACCGCAGCCGGCTGAATGTCAAAGGCAGTTCGCTGGCCGCCGGGCATCCGTTCGCCGCCACCGGCGGGCGCATCGTTGCCAATCTGGCGAAGCTGCTGGAGGTGGCGGGGCAGGGGCGTGGGCTGATCTCGATCTGCGCCGCCGGCGGGCAGGGCGTGACGGCGATTGTCGAGCGTTGA
- a CDS encoding 3-oxoacyl-ACP reductase, translating to MSDRYIDFANSSIGHRLVGALGLPSPVRLERWQAGRMRPVEGALLIGGGPLTQQVSAIAPRLTESIYSYGTDPSLATAWIPGHSPRLKAVVFDASEILQVDQLKQLREFFQPLMKNLEPSAHLVILGRAPETLDDPFAASAQRALEGFSRSLAKELRNGATLQLLYVGEGAESQLEGALRFFLSPKSAYVSGQAIRLNPCSAQVQDWTRPLAGARALVTGAARGIGAAIAETLARDGAQVVLLDVAAAQTDLQALAARLGGHAITLDICAEDAAARLVEQLPDGIDIVVHNAGITRDKTLANMTPEFWDAVLAVNLEAPQVLTRALLDSGTLHDNGRVILLASISGIAGNRGQTNYAASKAGLIGLAQAWAPLLQPRGISINAVAPGFIETQMTAHIPFALREAGRRMSSLGQGGLPQDVAETVAWLGQPGSGAVTGQALRICGQSVLGA from the coding sequence ATGTCAGATCGCTACATCGACTTCGCCAACTCGTCCATCGGCCACCGCCTGGTCGGGGCCCTTGGCCTGCCGTCGCCGGTACGCCTGGAGCGCTGGCAGGCCGGCCGCATGCGCCCGGTCGAGGGGGCCCTGCTGATCGGCGGCGGCCCGCTGACGCAACAGGTCAGCGCCATCGCCCCGCGGCTGACCGAAAGCATCTACAGCTACGGCACCGACCCGAGCCTGGCCACCGCCTGGATTCCCGGTCACAGCCCCCGGCTCAAGGCCGTGGTGTTCGATGCCAGCGAGATCCTGCAGGTCGACCAGCTCAAGCAATTGCGTGAGTTTTTCCAGCCGTTGATGAAAAACCTCGAACCCAGCGCCCACCTGGTAATTCTCGGCCGGGCGCCCGAAACCCTCGACGATCCGTTCGCCGCCAGCGCCCAGCGCGCGCTCGAGGGCTTCAGCCGTTCGCTGGCCAAGGAGCTGCGCAACGGCGCCACCTTGCAATTGCTGTACGTCGGCGAGGGTGCCGAGAGCCAGCTGGAAGGCGCGCTGCGGTTCTTCCTGTCGCCCAAGAGCGCCTATGTGTCGGGCCAGGCGATCCGCCTGAACCCTTGCAGCGCGCAGGTCCAGGACTGGACCCGGCCCCTGGCCGGCGCGCGGGCACTGGTCACCGGCGCGGCGCGCGGCATTGGCGCGGCGATCGCCGAGACCCTGGCCCGCGACGGAGCCCAGGTGGTGCTGCTGGACGTCGCCGCCGCCCAGACCGATCTCCAGGCCCTGGCCGCGCGCCTCGGCGGCCACGCCATCACCCTGGACATCTGCGCCGAAGACGCCGCGGCCCGGCTGGTGGAACAGTTGCCGGACGGCATCGATATCGTGGTGCACAACGCCGGGATCACCCGCGACAAGACCCTGGCCAACATGACCCCGGAATTCTGGGACGCGGTGCTGGCGGTCAACCTCGAAGCCCCGCAGGTGCTGACCCGGGCGCTACTGGACAGCGGCACGCTGCACGACAACGGCCGGGTGATCCTGCTGGCCTCGATCAGCGGTATCGCCGGCAATCGCGGGCAGACCAACTATGCGGCGAGCAAGGCCGGGCTGATCGGCCTCGCCCAGGCCTGGGCGCCGCTGTTGCAGCCGCGCGGCATCAGCATCAATGCCGTGGCGCCGGGCTTCATCGAAACCCAGATGACCGCGCATATTCCCTTCGCCCTGCGCGAAGCCGGACGGCGCATGAGTTCGCTGGGCCAGGGCGGCCTGCCCCAGGATGTCGCCGAAACCGTGGCCTGGCTCGGCCAGCCGGGTAGCGGCGCAGTGACCGGACAAGCCCTGCGCATTTGCGGGCAAAGCGTATTGGGAGCCTGA
- a CDS encoding methyl-accepting chemotaxis protein, translating to MAEAAGRQREAVDMVSTAFHEMVATANEVARSCSQAAESADSGQRQAREGQQQIDAAVHSVDQLSQEIEQSAQSMQQLERDSNDIQSILGTIRSIAEQTNLLALNAAIEAARAGEQGRGFAVVADEVRALAKRTADSTAEIDSLLGNLAKRTSAVTQQMHASLEVSQESVSRIGLARESFGQIRESVDVIRDMNTQIATAAEEQHQVAEDINRHISQIHGDAQLVAELANSARLDSQSLAGLSNELDALVRRFRT from the coding sequence ATGGCCGAAGCCGCCGGGCGCCAGCGCGAAGCGGTGGACATGGTCTCCACCGCCTTCCATGAAATGGTCGCCACCGCCAACGAGGTCGCGCGCTCCTGCAGCCAGGCCGCCGAGTCGGCCGACAGCGGCCAGCGCCAGGCCCGCGAAGGCCAACAACAGATCGATGCCGCGGTACACAGCGTCGATCAGTTGAGCCAGGAAATCGAACAGTCGGCGCAGTCGATGCAGCAGTTGGAGCGCGACAGCAACGACATCCAGTCGATTCTCGGCACCATCCGCTCGATTGCCGAACAGACCAACCTGCTGGCCCTCAACGCCGCCATCGAGGCCGCCCGTGCCGGCGAGCAGGGCCGCGGGTTCGCCGTGGTCGCCGACGAGGTCCGCGCGCTGGCCAAACGCACCGCCGACTCCACGGCCGAGATCGACAGCCTGCTGGGCAACCTGGCCAAACGTACCAGCGCCGTGACCCAGCAGATGCATGCCAGCCTGGAAGTCTCCCAGGAATCGGTGAGCCGCATCGGCCTGGCCCGCGAAAGCTTCGGGCAGATCCGTGAGTCGGTGGACGTGATCCGCGACATGAACACCCAGATCGCCACCGCCGCCGAAGAACAGCATCAGGTGGCCGAGGACATCAACCGGCACATCAGCCAGATCCATGGCGACGCGCAACTGGTGGCGGAGCTGGCCAACTCGGCGCGCCTGGATTCGCAAAGCCTGGCGGGCCTGTCCAACGAGCTGGACGCCCTGGTGCGGCGCTTCAGGACCTGA
- a CDS encoding PA4780 family RIO1-like protein kinase: protein MKTPKRIEPLIEDGLVDEVLRPLMSGKEAAVYVVRCGKELRCAKVYKEANKRSFRQAAEYQEGRKVRNSRQARAMAKGSKFGRKEAEDAWQNAEVAALFRLANAGVRVPKPFDFLEGVLLMELVADEYGDAAPRLNDVVLEPEQAREYHGFLISQIVLMLCTGLVHGDLSEFNVLLGPDGPVIIDLPQAVDAAGNNHAFSMLERDVGNMASYFGRFAPELKHTRYAKEMWALYEAGTLHPGSVLTGEFADPEELADVGGVLREIEAARRDEERRQAMRMADDAPPSKSEEPPPPPWMQ from the coding sequence ATGAAGACTCCAAAACGCATTGAACCCCTGATCGAGGACGGTCTGGTCGACGAGGTGCTGCGCCCACTCATGAGTGGCAAAGAAGCAGCTGTGTATGTAGTGCGCTGCGGTAAGGAATTACGTTGCGCCAAGGTTTACAAGGAGGCGAACAAACGAAGTTTTCGTCAGGCGGCCGAGTATCAGGAGGGCCGCAAGGTACGTAACAGCCGGCAGGCGCGTGCGATGGCCAAGGGGTCCAAGTTCGGGCGCAAGGAGGCCGAGGACGCCTGGCAGAACGCCGAGGTCGCGGCCCTGTTCCGCCTGGCCAATGCTGGCGTGCGGGTGCCCAAGCCGTTCGACTTCCTCGAAGGCGTGCTGTTGATGGAGCTGGTGGCGGACGAGTACGGCGACGCCGCGCCACGCCTGAACGACGTGGTGCTGGAGCCGGAACAGGCCCGGGAATATCACGGCTTCCTGATTTCCCAGATCGTGCTGATGCTGTGTACCGGCCTGGTGCACGGTGACCTGTCCGAGTTCAACGTGCTGCTCGGTCCCGACGGTCCGGTGATCATCGACCTGCCCCAGGCGGTGGATGCGGCGGGCAACAACCACGCCTTCAGCATGCTGGAGCGGGATGTGGGCAACATGGCGTCCTACTTCGGGCGTTTTGCCCCGGAGCTCAAGCACACCCGCTACGCCAAGGAGATGTGGGCGCTGTACGAAGCCGGCACCCTGCATCCGGGCAGCGTGCTGACCGGCGAGTTCGCCGACCCCGAAGAGCTGGCGGACGTCGGTGGCGTGTTGCGCGAAATCGAGGCGGCGCGCCGCGACGAAGAGCGACGCCAGGCCATGCGGATGGCGGACGATGCGCCGCCCTCCAAGTCCGAGGAACCACCGCCGCCACCCTGGATGCAGTGA